A DNA window from Engystomops pustulosus chromosome 6, aEngPut4.maternal, whole genome shotgun sequence contains the following coding sequences:
- the LOC140065710 gene encoding transcription factor HES-5-like — MAPCDMRTLDHQATGGLRKLRKPVIEKMRRDRINSSIEQLRILLEKEFQRHQLPSKPEKADILEMTVTLLQQHMAERNGTTSSQAQREGYSSCVQDSITFLSQHQETKLQTQLLQNLPGAHMMKYAALSPPLSPIYQTPSNHSNIRAMWRPW, encoded by the exons ATGGCTCCATGTGATATGAGGACCCTGGATCATCAGGCTACTGGTGGCCTCAGAAAG cTGAGAAAACCGGTGATAGAGAAGATGAGGAGAGATCGCATTAACAGCAGCATCGAGCAGCTGCGCATCTTACTGGAGAAGGAGTTTCAGAGACATCAGCTCCCCTCCAAACCTGAGAAAGCCGATATCCTGGAGATGACGGTCACCCTCCTGCAGCAGCACATGGCAGAGAGAA ATGGTACAACCTCCAGCCAAGCCCAGAGAGAAGGCTACTCCAGCTGTGTCCAGGACTCCATCACTTTCCTATCTCAGCACCAGGAGACCAAGCTCcagactcagctgctgcagaatctccctGGGGCTCACATGATGAAATACGCGGCTTTATCTCCTCCATTATCTCCCATTTACCAGACTCCCAGCAATCATAGTAACATCAGAGCAATGTGGAGACCCTGGTAA